The segment GGCCTCCCCACATTGATCTGGCGATAACAATCGATCTTGAACCAGTGTGGCGTCTATAAATATCTAAACATCTGTCGAATATCACTACGATCACAATGTCTGATCTTGCGAGCCGTATCACAAAGCCTGAAGAACCGGCCGCCGATGCCCCCAAGGACGATGCCCCCAAGGACGATGCGGCTGCTTCGAACGCGCAGGTTGATGGCGCATCCGCTGCCCTTGGTGGCTCTGCTCTTTACGAAGCCGATGGCGACGTCGAAGTGACCATTAGTGGTGCTGACAACGATGCCCCCATCTACTCAGCTGCCACTTGGGATGATTTGGGACTGTATGTGTGACATAATGGCACATAAGCTCATAGTTGGAATACTAACAAACCACTTCCGCCTAGGTCGGAGCAGATTCTCAAAGGCCTCCTCGCAGAGAACTTCTTGAAGCCTTCCAAGATTCAAGGCAAATCTCTACCGCTCATGCTAAGCAACCCTCCCAAAAACATGGTTGCCCAGTCGCAATCCGGTACCGGCAAGACTGTTGCCTTCCTCACAGCCACCCTATCTCGTGTAGACTTCACCCAACCAGAACAGCCACAGGCCTTGATCCTGGCTCCTAGCCAAGAACTTGCGGACCAGATCTACAGAAATATTCACACCATTGGGCGATTTATCGAAAAGCTCAAGGTTGCGCTGGCCATACCCGGGAGGATTCCTCGAGGCGAAGCAGTTCGAGCTAGTGTTGTAGTTGGCACTCCGGGCACAGTCTTGGATCTGGGCCGCCGCAAGCAGCTGGACTGTTCTAAGCTCAAAGTCCTTGTTCTAGACGAGGCTGATAACATGTTGGACCAGGCTGGTCTTGGCGACCAATGCCTTCGAGTGAAGCTTCGGTGAGTCCCAAACACCCTTCATGCGTACAGTAAACGTCTTGATCTAACTGAACAATCTTAGGCTTCTGCCACCTGACACCCTCGCGAGCATCCAGGTGCTTCTCTTCTCCGCTACGTTCCCGGCACGAGTAAAGCAGTACATTCCAAAGTTCGCACCGGATGCGAACAGTTTGATTCTGAAGACGAAAGAACTCACCGTCAAGGGCATCTCCCAGATGTTTATAGACTGCCCGGCGGAAAATGAGCGGTATGATGTTCTTTGCAAGCTGTATGGTTTGATGACCGTTGGACAGTCGATTATTTTCGTAAAGGTATGATACGTATGCTGTGTGACCAGGTAGTTGGATTGAGCACTCACAGTCAAACAGACCCGGAAGAGCGCCAGTGAAATTCAGCGCCGCATGGTGGACGATGGCCACAAGGTCACCGTTTTGCACGGAGAATTCGACAGTGGTGAGAGACAGCAGCTGCTCGCCAAGTTTCGCAGTGGGGAGAGCAAGGTTCTCATTACTACTAATTTGTTGTCCCGTGGTATCGACGTTTCTAGTGTCTCCATGGTCATCAACTACGACATTCCCATGAAGCCTGGACCAAGAGGCGAGGAGCCTGATGCCGAGACATATTTGCATCGCATTGGCCGAACTGGACGATTTGGCCGCATTGGCGTCAGTATCAGTTTTGTCTACGATCAGAGGAGCTTTGACGCCCTTAGTGCCATTGCTACACACTTTGGCATCGACTTGGTGAACTTGCCTACGGACGACTGGGACGAGGCTGAAGAGAAGGTCAAACAGGTTATCAAGAAGAACAGCGCACAAGCCAACTATGTCCCAAAGGTGGAGGATAACAAGGCTGATACTGCACCAGCTTCTTAGGGATGGCCAGGTACAGCAATGCCAATGACTACCTTTtggtgaaaaaaaaagtctatTAATTGATCATTATCACGATGATAATGTATTGACCGGGTATTAGAGCAGTCGACGATGGGTTGCAATGGAAATTGGTTGCTAGTGCTGGCTCAGTTGAAAGTGGAGTGGAACAATGCATGCCGAGATACCAACATCAGATTTGAAGCAAACAAACAACACCAGAGAGGGCAATGATGTAACGATGAAGATATGAACTAATAGTTCCAAAAGTTAGCTGGTCAATACTATGACGATTCGACAAGATGTATGGCCGCTTTTCGCCACTCCACGATCGTGTGTGTTCTACGGATGCAAGTGTTCACGTCTTTCACTCACCGTAATGCCATCGTGGGGTTCGCAGGATTATTGACTGAGCTTGCAGGGCTAGTACATGTGCACTGTAGATTCCCGATGCAGGCTGCggccttgccttgccatgaCCGAAGTCCGGCTGTGACGGTTGGCATTGACGGTTGATATTTGCCTGGTATTACCTTGCCATCTTGCTtcaccgccgaggccgcaCCACATATCTACAAGGGTCCCCAAAGCCGAGatacgtacggagtactccgtactagtacttgGTCAATAAGCCAGCGAGGCTGTGGGAAAACAAAACGAGACAGATGCTGTGATCAGAATTGCGGTGACACATCTTGTAcctctattttttttttatgagGCTGGTGTCGTCAGTTCACTTCAGTTCACAGTGTCCAAGTGGGTACATTCTTGATCGACCAGCATTAACGTGGAGACGAATCAACAGGGACCCTGTCTATTCTCATTTCGTTGACCCATTGACACCGGACATGTTATTTCATGCAAATTGGCAAACGAGCCTGGGAAGTGGTTGAGTGGTGATGACTCCAACAAAGGCCAGCGCGCTCCTGGGTGTGACGAATATTCATGCGGAAAGCATGACCATTCCTGGGCCTGGGGACTTGTTTGGGCTATATTCTGGGAGCCAAAATGCCAGGGAAGTACCGACATAATCCATCTGAGCTTAATGCTTGACGGAGGAAGGGATATCAATTGCATTGTACAGAGTAGTACACGGGCCAGGGCCGTGGAGCGAGCCAGTCCTCATCGGTCATGATGCATGAGCTGCTCACTCAAGCATACGGAAGGTCCACTTCCGCACGAGCATTTCTCCAAGGTCGCTCTTGCCCAGGCAGTCGCGCTTACAACATGCTGTCTTGCACCATTGCACCAGACGAGAGTAGGCCTGATTCGGAAGCACTTTCCTCAACGCCGACTTCGTGCGTGCCATCTGCAGTCAACCCAATTATGCAGCCGACACCACTGGACACGAGCCACGTTGCACTCGTGAAGCACTTGCGTGCCCGAGGGGTCGAAGAGAGACGCCAGGCCTCTGGACACCCGGACGATAGAATGCAAACTGCTGCATCAAAAGGCACGAAAGTGTCGCCGGGTCGCACGGATCGTCCCTTATTCTGGTGGCACTAACCAAACTTGGCTGCAGGGACGTCGTCTCTGAGTGGTCGAGTTGGGCGAGCGTTATCCCACAATTCGGCCGGGGTCGACAAATTGACGAGCTCCGCAACGCCAACGCAACGTCGaggcccaacattgaaccagcactggcacgacgacgacacttCGGGGTCCGCTTTCATGACGACCTCTGCTCATGATTTGCTTGCAGCCTCCCTTCGACGCCGGCCATTGATGCAGACCCAAAGGGTCTCattgcgttgtcgtcggGCATCAGCAGTGACACCAAGGACAccaagcagcagaagcaagtTGCCAGCCAGTATCTGCCCTCCACCGATACCTGCCACGACGTCTGCCGTTTCAGAGCAAACAGGTCTTGATCTTGGAGACTGACATGTCTCGTGCCAAGAGCCCAATCGATGTCCGACTTGCCCCGGCGCTCAGAGCGGCTGACAACCTGGTGGCCGAGAAATTGTCAAGTCTAGACTACCGGGCATTAATTGATAAtccgaggagaagaagaaagcaaCCAAGCCGCCATGGGGTGACTATGAGAAACAGCTGATGATGCGCTATCTGTCGACCTGCCATCCAATATCGGCCTTGTCAGACAGGGCAGGGGTGGTGCGGTTCTGTAGTACTACTCGTGGCTCATCAAGGCGAGAAAAGTTGTCCGTGAGTTATGTCAGTTTTGGTTCCATAGATGAACCAAGTGGCCATGTCATGGGACTGGGACGTGCTTTTATCCGAAATGGGTCCCTTGCCTTGTACAAAGTCGACGAGCCCATGTAAACAAGGGCTTCGTTTGGGGAAGCGGTCAAGTCGTTTCGTCAATGACCTTTGACCACATCCCGTCCTGCagacttttcttttcatttGCCCTTTTTGCTTTGGGAAGACTTGTTGTATCTTGCATCTCACATCACATACACTCTGTTTTTGTCACCAATCCATTGTCGTTTGGTGCTGATTCTTTGCGTTTGATTTGCTGTTGTCTTGTTCACGCCATCCCATCTGGATGTGGGTTGCACCCGCATAATTATCTGTACGACTACGTATTATTCCCCAATCCCGGAATAAGCCCAAGCACCTCCGATCCCACCCATTTGGCTGCCCATTAGACTGCGTCGACCCGACAGCCCAATACAAAGCCGAATACGCGGTGACACCACTCAGTATTGTCTGTATGGCGGCCACGACTGATTTAAGCGCTGCCCAACCCACCCTCCAAGCAGAGCCTCTGGTTCCTGAGGCAGCGGAGGACCCAACGACAGTATGAGCTACCAACAGAATGTTGCCTTTTGTCCCGTTAGGACAAATCTTGATATATCGAACGTACAATTCTCTAATTTCTCAAATGTGCAGTACACTCAGCTTCATTTAACGGATTCTGAAGGAGAGGCAGAGCCAGGCAAAACCCCTGAAGGTACACTATATATGCTCGACATGGAATATCCCTTGAATGGACACATGTCAATGAAACTGATTAAAACTAACACGGCGAAATAGATGATTTGCCTCGCGGCGAGGACGTAGTTGAAGATCGCCAGGGTGCAGAGGCGGCTGAATCATCAAATCCACCGGAGCTACAGGGAGAGCAGACTCACACATCTaagaagagcaaaagaaaggagaaaaaaaacaagaagaataccCCTGTGGAAACTACGAATAATGAAAATAATGAGAAATCTGTAACGACATCACCTGGAAacaagaaaaacaaaaagaagaagaagggtaaGAATAAAGGAACGGCGAACACATCATCCGCGGATAAGGAACCCGAGTCTGAAGCCGAAGCTGAGGAGGCTAAACCCCAAGAAGTgaaagaagaggaggcgCCTGTGGCGGAAGCGGACTCGTCATCTTCTGAGCCGGCGAGGGAAGAGGACAAACCTGAAGTAGCAAAGGAAGAGACATCTACGGTGGTCGAGGAACAGACAGCTTCTTCTGAAGTTCCGGTGCCTAAGACTGAAGAGTCTAAACCCGCGGAAGAGAAACAGGAGATAACTGTGGTCACTGAGGAATCGACTGCTCCTGAGCCAGCCCCTGAGGATTCAGTTCAGGAGAAGGCTCCGGAAGAGAGCCAACCTGCCGCTGAACCCGCAGCGGAACCTGAAGCATCAACTCCCGAGGTCACACCCGAGGCTACAGTTGAACAAGCTGCGCCGGCGATAGAAACCGAACAAGAGGCAGCTTCCAAGGAATCTGAACCCGCGGCAGAAGCGGCCAAACCTGAAGAACCGAAGGAAGAGACGCCAGAGGCGGCAGGAGGATCGTCTGCCCCTGAAGCTGGAACAGAAGCATCAGCACCTGTGAAAGCAGAGGAGAAGACAGATATGACGGCCGAAGAACCGGCATCCTCAGATACTACTCCTGAGGCTCCGGCTGAGGAATCCTCTCTAGCAGCAGAAGCCGCAGATTCTGAGACGAAGGAGGAACCGGGCGATGGAGCTCCTGCTGAAGAGCCCACTGAGAAGAAACCTACAGAAGAGAAGATGACTGAGAGTACAGAGCCTGCCCCGGAAGAAGCACCTGTGGCCAATGCTGCTGAGGAGGAGAATGTTAATGCAAAACCAGCTGAGCAACCGATACCTGATGCTGCCGCGGAAGACGCTGCAAAGGAAGATACAACTGCAGGCAATGACCAGGAGTCTGTGAAGCCGGCGGAAGGATCAGCAGATCCTGAACCTGTTGAAGATGCTGCGTCTACTGAACCGGCGGCTCAAAATGCAGCTCCAGAAGGAACGATGGCTGAGACTCCAAGTGTCGAAGAGCCTACAAATGAACAATCTGCAGCTGAGAAGCCTGCAGGGGAAACTGAATCTGAGCAAACAGCTGCCCAAGAGCCTGCTGACGAGCCGGTAACCGCGGCTGTGGCCGAGGACGATGTTCCGAAAGCCACCGGCGAAGATGCGACTACCGAAGAGGTCACAGACGAAGTGAAGGCAGCCACCGAGTCCATACCAGTGGAAACGATTGCCGAAACCACCCCTACGGGAGACGAGGTTACAAAGGATTCTCCTCTAGAAGGCGTCCTTGTTGCAACGGAAGCCACGGCCACATCGGAAGACGACCCTCCTTCCGGCCCAGCTTCTGCTGATGCACCGACTGTTGATGCTGCGGAGGAGTCAGTAGCCCGGGAACCGGAGGACGGGGTGACTTCAACCGAAGAGTCGCCCCTGAATGTAGTGAATGAAGAGACGGGAGGAGAAGCGCCTCCCTCGACGGAGCCAGAAGCTCCAGCAGCAACCGAAGATGCCGAGGA is part of the Metarhizium brunneum chromosome 4, complete sequence genome and harbors:
- the DBP5 gene encoding ATP-dependent RNA helicase DBP5; this translates as MSDLASRITKPEEPAADAPKDDAPKDDAAASNAQVDGASAALGGSALYEADGDVEVTISGADNDAPIYSAATWDDLGLSEQILKGLLAENFLKPSKIQGKSLPLMLSNPPKNMVAQSQSGTGKTVAFLTATLSRVDFTQPEQPQALILAPSQELADQIYRNIHTIGRFIEKLKVALAIPGRIPRGEAVRASVVVGTPGTVLDLGRRKQLDCSKLKVLVLDEADNMLDQAGLGDQCLRVKLRLLPPDTLASIQVLLFSATFPARVKQYIPKFAPDANSLILKTKELTVKGISQMFIDCPAENERYDVLCKLYGLMTVGQSIIFVKTRKSASEIQRRMVDDGHKVTVLHGEFDSGERQQLLAKFRSGESKVLITTNLLSRGIDVSSVSMVINYDIPMKPGPRGEEPDAETYLHRIGRTGRFGRIGVSISFVYDQRSFDALSAIATHFGIDLVNLPTDDWDEAEEKVKQVIKKNSAQANYVPKVEDNKADTAPAS